The Pseudobacteriovorax antillogorgiicola nucleotide sequence TTCTCGACAGAAGGCTCGCCCACGTCTTTTTGTACAATCCTGCGAATTGTCGAGTAGCTTACTCCTGAACGCCTAGATAAGGTACGGAGTGATCTACTGGGGTGCGCTTCGACATAGGAGGATATCGCATCAGCAACGTCATCAATCAACATAATTAGGCCCTGTCAGTAAGGAAATTCTTCTTGGGGATAAAATAGCATGGTGAGTACTAATCCTAGAGACTGCAAGTATCTACTCAACTTCAGCGACTCTACTCCAACTTAACGATTCTAGCTACCCGCCAAGACTACTTATCGATACTTTAAGGATACTATCGCTCTCCACACAGCCCAATCTAAGATTCTCTAAGACATCGGTATGTGCGCCTTCTAGCTTTCCATTTAAGTACCTAATGCAATCTAGGTCCTCCCAATGATCATCAAGCTTAGCTGACTCCAAAATGCCTGTGACTTTTTTGGCCACCTCAAGGTTATTTGCCATATATGCTGCTCCATAGTAAGCAAGTAAGAAGCGACTATCACCAAACAGCTCAGGGAACCTTTCTCCGATTTCGGAGTAGGCGCTTAATTGGTCAAGATTTTCTCCGTTAAGCTGTCTAAGGTTTATCTTTGTTAACAAGAGGAAGGAAAGCTTGGCGACTTCTCCTGAGTCTTTGGCTTCTTGAATGAGCTGATCTATATTCTCTTCAGTGATTTCTAGATCGCCCCCAGTAATCAACCCTTTATCAACATATTCATCAGTCTTTCTAGCAATATGATTCTCCCGACCCTTCTTCGAAGCTGATTCCACTTTATCTTCGGCGGTTGGCGGTAGCATTTCAACTAGATCTCGTTTTTGGTCTTCCACTTGTTGACGGGGGGAGTGAGTAAGGGGCTTCTCTTTACTATTCTGAATATCGAGTGTTTCCAACATCGGAGAGGGGGCTCTCCCAATTTGGTCGTCCGAATTGAAATGATAAACTGCGAACACCCCGCAGACTAGGACAATCAATAAAGACCAAGTTCTACTTTTCATCTGATATAGCTCTTATCAAATCACTTGCCGGTATCGCTCTATTACCAGCCTTGTAAAATTCTTGCTGACCACAATTGTCGCCACAAAGCATTTCGAATACCTCCTCACGAGATTCGTACCTCTTTCTTTCAAAAGCTGTTTCAGAGTTGTTTCTTACTGGGCCCTGTCGGTGCAAGCCAACAAATTCATTAGAATCAGCACTCACCAATAGCCCACCCGAACTTCCTGAAGAACTGTCGCAATCATGATAGAGAATCTTGCCTTTTTTCCAAGAAGTACAGTTCGTTGATTTGAATAAAGGCATTCCTTGAAAATGTGAGTAGAGAACGACATCGCCACCTTTAAACTCCCCTCCATTTGCTGAGTCAAGTAAACCAGGTCGCCCAGTCACCGAAATTCTCACTAAAGCCATATCAACATCTTTATCGTTCAATAGAACTTCTTTAAAGTGAAAGCCATACTCTGGAACGAACGACTTTCTCGACAACTCGCCCTTATAAGTCATAGTATTAAACTTCGAGGGAAACTCATCAATATTATCATCAATTTTCGCTCTTAAAGACCTAAATTCCAGGTCGAAATAGATACTAGAGATATCAGCGGGAATACAGTGTGAGTTAGTTGCCACCAGGTCGTCTTTTATAAGGACAGCAGAACAGAAAGGCAGAGATGTCTCAAACTCTGGGAAATGATGCCAAAGAACACCTACCCTTCGACTAAAAGGGTCCTCACTTTCGGGTGTAACAAATTCACCTTCAAGCTCGTCGAAAATTGTATCTAGTCTAGACGTAGAGGTTGATTCACCGCACCCAGTCATAAATATCACTGAGAGACAAATAATAATCGCAAAACTCATTAGGCCACTCATAAAAGCTTGGGCAATCCATGAGGACCGCCCCTATTTCGTTAAATTCCGCAACTAATTGTTTTCGAGACTCCTTTCTTGGCTAGCTGCACCGCTATCTTTTGCCAATCTGTTGGAATAGAAAATCCTGTGCATGTCACCTTACAATCGCAAGGCTGGTAGTTCTTATTGAACGCAAAAACGTAGCAGTTTGTGAGCACCTCATACTTCGCTGCCTCTCCAACGAATATATTTGTCGTAAAGAGAGCAGACCTTCTAGGGTGCTTAGCAATACAACTCCCCCAAACTTCATCCACACCGTCGTCCAAACTGTTAAGCTGACTAGATATCTCTTGTTCGGCTTCAGCTTGAACACTTCCATAGCCAGCAGTTGATACAGTCACTACAAAAATTAACGTAGATAGAAGAAACTTCGTCATCATATTTCCTATTAGTATTATGTTATAAATTTCCTTGGTGAAAGAAACTGATCATGAGAGGAAAGCTAACTTCAAGCAACTAAGCCCCTGACTTAAGTTTCTTCACAATAGCTCCTACATTCTCTCGCATTAGAAGATTGTGGCGATCAGAGTAGAACGTGATATGTTCGATAAGCCTTTCTGGAATCTTTTTCGTCTGAACGATTTCTTTCCATTCATTAGGCCAATGGACCGCCAGAACAACACCAAGCTCCACCTTGTCACCTATGAGGGACTTTTTAAGATCTTCGGATTGCTGGCCTTGAATCGATTCACGATACAAGACTGTCTTTACGACTTCAATAGCTCTTGCTTCTATATCATCTTTTACGGGAAATTTCTTAGATAGCAAGGTACCAACATAAGAAATCGCATCCAAGCGCTCCCTCTCTTTTGACAAGTTCAGCTCGCCAAACTCGCTTCTCGTAAGAACTTTTTCGCTAAATTCGACAAGGCCTGGATCGTCGATTATAGACAAAAAAGCCGACTTATCATTTTCAGAAACTAATGGCTTATCCAACAAGTCTAGAAATTGTTCGTAGGCCTCAGATGGCTTTCTAAGCGTTCCTTCTAGCTTAACTAATGGCTCTGACACTTTACTGTCTATAGTATCTGGACGATTCTCAGATTGGCTGGAATCCCCTAACACCGTCCCCTGAGTCGGATCTTTAGTAGATGTCTTCGAGGTTTTATCGATACTACCGACGTTCATCTTCGTCAATTCGACCGTTTCCCGAGAACCAAAGACCTTCAGCATTGCCAGCAGGCTGGCAACAGCCATCAATAGAATAACTATACGAGATCGCTTCATAAACTACCTAAAGGATTACAAAAGATCATACAAACTTTACTGCTGGCGGCTGGTAGCCGGCAACTATCAAGAACAGGCTGAATATCTACTAACTCTGAACTTTCAGTGTCTAACAGAACTGGAAAAATTACTTTTTCTCGTTCTGTGCCATCATCTGCATTCTTGTAGAAATCTAATGTTCTCTCAGAGATGATCTCACACTTACGAAGAGCTTTCAGTCTCGTGTGAGCTGCATCGTTCGAAATACTCTCGATCGTACAACTGTTCACGAGAACAGGGGCGCAAGGCTCGACTTCGACAGGAACCAGATTTGTTGGCTCCTCCTTGTCATTGTTGTCTTTGCTTTCTTTTCCGCACGAAGATAGAATTAGCACCGTTGCTAAAGTCCAGGCCACTCTTTTCATATTTACCTCAAGTTAACGGGGCAAGCTCCCCTTGGTTCATAATCCTCTGGAACGAGGTTGCAAACAGTATATGAAATTGTTTCCGCACCACCAAAACCATTAAAACCATTAAAACCATTAAAACCGCCTACACGGATCAACTTCGCGTTCACAACGGGCGCAAGGAAGTCATCTGAATCGATAAACTGTTCATTAAGGAATGTTGGATAATGTCCCTCATCGATAAACATATCTGCCTCTCGACTTGAAATGTATCCACATCGAGCTGCCCATTCGGTCCTTTCTATGGACTCTCTCTTTGTTAGCCTCTCTTTGGTTTTACAGTGGTTGTAAAGTTTTTTTTCAGGTCCACTTGTATTCTTTGCAAAATAGATTGGCCCGAACGACTTTTGAGCGAAGTAGCTTGAACCGAAGGCTGTCTGCGAAAATAGCATTGCCATAAATAATTTTCTCAATTCGAAACTCCGATCTAAAGGGGGATGCCCCCCTTTGATATAGCGATTAATTGTAAAGATTACTCGGGATTGTATCTCGGAGGACGAGCCTGTTCACAAAATTTGCGCCTGAGTTTTGGTAGTAAATCGAGCCTGAAAGATAGCCTTGCGCGACAATCACCTGCCCATTCAACTTTACTGTCCCCTTCTCATCCCTAGAGTTTGGCTTAACATTGTAAACCTTGCCATAAAACTTCACCAACTCGATTGAATCGATCTGATCAAAGTTGCCAGACTTATGAATCAAACTGTCACCCTTCTTTAAGTCTTCAGCAAGTTTCATATGACCTGTTGAGACAAGCAGAGGATGATTAGGTGTGACCTTAAGTTGACCGCCTGTTTCAGTCTTGATCACGAGAATGTCGTGCTCCACATTCCTTATAGACTCAGTATACTCTTCTACTGGTCTAATAGTATACTCAAGGCTATCTATCGTGGCCGAATCGGAAAGTGTTACGATGTTGGTCGCACGCTTAGAAAAAGCGTCAAAAATTGTAAGGCTACCTTCCTCAAACAAAATTTCCTGATCGGGCGTAAAACATGAAGCTCTACAATTTGTTATAAAACTGTAGACATTGTTAGGCCCTAGGCCGCACTTGGCACTTTCAACCACTGGCGCTTTCCACCAATCATCAAAGTCTCCTTTCTTCGAGAAACTTGGATAAAAAGGTCGAGCACGGATCGATCCATCATCATCATGGACATTAAAGTCCCAAGTCCTTCGCGAGATATAACCACATCTCTTCGCCCAGGCATTTCTTTGCAATGACTTGGGAGTATCGATGCTATCCTCTTCACATCTTGCTTCCACCCGAGGACCTGAAATCGTCGTTTGTCCCATTAATGGGCAAGAAAGTAATCCCAAGGCTAGTAAACCAAGTATATATCTTTTCATCATTTTAAACTCCCATCTTAAAATACTGAGCATGGATAGTATCCGATCAGCGAGCCGTCTCTAGAGCTAAACAGGGGGACTTGATCTTCTGCTCTCAGGTACTCGTAAGTCCGGGCAGATATTTTGCCGTTAGAAAGAGTGGTCAACCTGAATGCCTCACAGCTCTTACCTTCATTTTTAGGCTTAGGCGGAACGGTGTAGTTACAAGAAACGTTTATGTAATCTGCCTCGCCATTGAGATCGAAAAAGCTTTCCCTGCTCTCGTCTACTTTCCTGTAGCGCATTGATGTTTCGCCTGGCCTTAGCTCTGTTGGCTCACGATTTAATAGGGTTAGATTGGTCCCCACAATATCAAGGTTTTTGATGTTGCCAATTCCGTATTGCAGATCCATCACAACATGAAGGCTTTGATCTGTTTCTTTAGCATAGCACACTAGATTATCAGGCCTAATGTCTTTAATACATTGCGCCCAGGCAGAAACTACCTCTGGACTCGCACGCTGTATCAAAATATGTGACGACTTAGATCCTTTGTAATCATAGTCTGTGTTGCGACAATTGGTTCTCTTCCACTGCTTTGCACTTTGACCGCCAGCATTAAAGTCCAACACATCGATAACGTTTAGACCCAGATTGCCGCCACCGCCGTTTGAACCTGAATCTTCGCTACAAAGCCACTTTTTTAGGACGATGCTATCTTCAAAGTTCCGATTTACTTCATACTTCTCAAGTACACCATTAACTAATACTTGATTGCATGCTTCGTAGTACCCACTCGCAATAGCCTGCGCTCCACAGAGCAAAAACGCTGATGCGATTAACTTGTTCTTCATTGAACTTCCTCAATTCGTATGTTCTTAAATTTAGTAAACGATTGAATCGGCACCACCAGCATGATATGGTATTACGGCCTAGTGTTACTTAATCATGTGGTAGCCTATGTTGCCTCACTGATTACATGACACCCCCCCTCTTTGGTCGCCTTTGTGCAGTCATAGGGGGGCCCCCCACTTACTGCCAAAGCGAGATTAACTTGCTGTTATTAAGGCTAATTCCTAAACGGACTATTGCCTGCGAATGTCATTAGAGTTAAGTAAAATTCTAAGAAATATCAACTAACTTATTCACGATGAGCTATTCTCATAATCACAGTGAACAACTTTCTATAGAATATGTTACTCACTGTGGATACATTTGACTGAGATTTTCAACACATAGTGCTCATTGTGAGCGATCTTTTCCTTACTGATAAAAACATCACTGACAAGCCAGCACCTCATGACATAGCCTGCTTGGAATGTATGGAGTCTTGGCTAAGTGCAAAGTGACGAATGTAGAAAATGCAAGCTCTGCACAATTGGAGGTAATAATCAGTGAAGGCTCGCATAGGCTAGCGTCCAGAAGA carries:
- a CDS encoding trypsin-like peptidase domain-containing protein codes for the protein MSFAIIICLSVIFMTGCGESTSTSRLDTIFDELEGEFVTPESEDPFSRRVGVLWHHFPEFETSLPFCSAVLIKDDLVATNSHCIPADISSIYFDLEFRSLRAKIDDNIDEFPSKFNTMTYKGELSRKSFVPEYGFHFKEVLLNDKDVDMALVRISVTGRPGLLDSANGGEFKGGDVVLYSHFQGMPLFKSTNCTSWKKGKILYHDCDSSSGSSGGLLVSADSNEFVGLHRQGPVRNNSETAFERKRYESREEVFEMLCGDNCGQQEFYKAGNRAIPASDLIRAISDEK
- a CDS encoding Hint domain-containing protein, encoding MMKRYILGLLALGLLSCPLMGQTTISGPRVEARCEEDSIDTPKSLQRNAWAKRCGYISRRTWDFNVHDDDGSIRARPFYPSFSKKGDFDDWWKAPVVESAKCGLGPNNVYSFITNCRASCFTPDQEILFEEGSLTIFDAFSKRATNIVTLSDSATIDSLEYTIRPVEEYTESIRNVEHDILVIKTETGGQLKVTPNHPLLVSTGHMKLAEDLKKGDSLIHKSGNFDQIDSIELVKFYGKVYNVKPNSRDEKGTVKLNGQVIVAQGYLSGSIYYQNSGANFVNRLVLRDTIPSNLYN